In Elusimicrobiota bacterium, the following are encoded in one genomic region:
- a CDS encoding glycosyltransferase family 39 protein yields the protein MIKNILNKIAHKIPFLKNLTYTHWFWIIVSFITLLRIFIIGKFGLDGDESYYWIWSRNLSLSYYDHPPMVAYIIYVSTFIFGNSEFAVRFPTIITWFFIFIMTFYLTKKLFGEKSAFWSIVSSFLVPLFMINNLDIRPEIPFTFFWMLFIFIFWKIIETSNSKYWYLIGIILGFGLLSKYTAILLIPSVLLFLIISHKHRFWFFKKEPYIALIIAFIVFSPVIFWNIENNFASFGYQFNRVITKSHYEGLNILIRLFIAPLKQFQIIGFIIFIYWAVLFWSIYEYFRENRDSLLLIFTFSFPILLFFDIIGLHNWILPYWLTSGYLVLSLGVGELTQLGWRNKWLRIYSYLSWGLGFITVFLLLINIFYKVIPDKTFYSKFETFKQLKDIYKIKISDHSDNYYGRKEIANKVYDFTKHKEKGIIIFSNDYGEASRLSFYLPGNPEVYCLNDVIDTYDFWQRNLASLNGKDSIFVTNAMNFTEPTKVYPFESWEKPEMVEIYREGRKIEIFYLYYGKNFQLEKLDPKYTSAILGPKLTLKEGLIRLWNRIINIIKK from the coding sequence ATGATTAAAAATATACTAAACAAAATTGCCCATAAGATACCCTTTCTAAAAAATCTTACCTATACTCACTGGTTTTGGATTATTGTTTCTTTTATTACTTTATTACGAATTTTTATTATTGGGAAATTCGGTCTTGATGGTGATGAATCTTATTACTGGATTTGGTCAAGGAATCTTAGTCTTTCCTATTATGATCACCCCCCCATGGTCGCATATATTATATATGTGTCAACATTTATTTTCGGAAACAGTGAATTTGCTGTAAGATTTCCAACAATAATTACTTGGTTTTTTATTTTTATTATGACCTTTTATTTAACTAAAAAATTATTTGGTGAAAAAAGCGCATTTTGGAGTATTGTTTCGTCATTTTTAGTACCCCTTTTCATGATTAATAATCTGGATATTCGTCCTGAAATACCTTTTACATTTTTTTGGATGCTATTTATATTCATTTTTTGGAAAATAATTGAAACTTCAAATTCAAAATATTGGTATTTAATAGGTATTATATTAGGTTTTGGATTATTAAGTAAATATACAGCCATATTACTAATCCCATCTGTTCTACTTTTTTTAATCATTTCCCACAAACATAGATTTTGGTTTTTTAAAAAAGAGCCTTACATAGCTTTGATTATTGCCTTCATAGTATTCAGCCCTGTAATATTTTGGAATATTGAAAATAATTTTGCCTCATTCGGATACCAATTTAATCGAGTTATAACTAAATCTCATTACGAGGGATTAAATATATTAATACGTCTTTTTATTGCACCCTTAAAACAGTTCCAAATAATTGGTTTTATTATTTTTATTTATTGGGCTGTTTTATTTTGGAGTATATATGAATATTTTAGAGAAAACAGGGATAGTTTATTATTAATTTTTACTTTTTCTTTTCCCATTCTTTTATTTTTCGATATAATTGGTTTGCATAATTGGATACTTCCATACTGGTTAACTTCAGGATATTTAGTTTTATCCCTTGGAGTCGGGGAACTTACACAATTGGGATGGAGAAATAAATGGCTTAGAATTTACTCTTATTTATCTTGGGGGTTAGGATTTATTACAGTTTTTCTGCTATTAATAAATATTTTCTATAAAGTGATTCCCGATAAAACATTTTATTCAAAATTTGAGACTTTTAAACAGTTAAAAGATATTTATAAAATAAAAATATCGGATCATTCAGATAATTATTACGGTAGAAAAGAAATAGCAAATAAAGTTTATGATTTTACAAAACATAAGGAAAAAGGAATTATTATTTTTTCTAATGATTATGGGGAAGCAAGTAGGCTTAGCTTTTATTTACCTGGCAATCCAGAAGTTTATTGTTTAAATGATGTGATTGACACTTATGATTTTTGGCAAAGAAATTTGGCTTCGCTTAATGGTAAAGACAGTATTTTTGTAACAAATGCTATGAATTTTACTGAGCCTACGAAAGTTTACCCTTTTGAAAGCTGGGAAAAACCTGAAATGGTTGAGATTTATAGAGAAGGAAGAAAAATTGAAATATTTTATCTCTACTATGGCAAGAATTTTCAATTAGAGAAACTAGATCCGAAATATACTTCTGCTATTCTCGGACCAAAACTGACTTTAAAGGAAGGTTTAATTAGGCTTTGGAATCGAATAATAAATATTATTAAAAAATGA
- a CDS encoding polyprenol monophosphomannose synthase, translating into MEILAMIPTYNEAENIERMIKEILDLPLNIEVLVVDDFSPDGTYKLVENIMKNEKRVHLLLRKENRGRGFASIDGYKKALELGAKLILEMDGDGSHAPKYIPSIYEKMKTSNADIVSGSRFIEGGKDEDRPITRKIISAFAKKYLYLILGIKLKDPSSGFRLIKKEVLEKITPLLKAKDPFIITEVYFYAQKYAFKLAESPIEFFQRLAGTSKLDPLILIKYLFRVLKLRFSN; encoded by the coding sequence ATGGAAATACTTGCTATGATTCCCACCTATAATGAAGCTGAAAATATTGAAAGAATGATAAAAGAAATTCTGGATTTACCTTTAAATATAGAAGTCCTTGTAGTTGACGATTTTTCGCCAGATGGAACATACAAACTAGTTGAAAATATAATGAAAAATGAGAAAAGAGTTCATTTACTTTTGAGAAAAGAAAACAGAGGACGAGGTTTTGCTAGTATAGACGGGTACAAAAAAGCTTTGGAATTGGGCGCCAAATTAATTCTAGAAATGGATGGCGACGGCTCTCATGCCCCAAAGTATATTCCTTCAATATATGAAAAAATGAAGACTTCAAATGCCGATATTGTTAGCGGTTCCAGATTTATTGAAGGCGGCAAAGATGAAGACAGACCCATTACAAGAAAAATTATAAGTGCTTTTGCAAAAAAATATCTCTATTTAATTTTAGGAATAAAACTAAAAGATCCTTCTTCAGGATTTAGGTTAATTAAAAAAGAAGTGCTAGAAAAAATTACTCCTTTACTTAAAGCGAAAGATCCTTTTATTATCACAGAAGTCTACTTTTATGCTCAAAAATACGCTTTTAAACTGGCTGAATCTCCGATAGAATTTTTTCAACGCTTAGCTGGCACATCCAAACTTGATCCATTAATCCTTATAAAATATCTCTTCAGAGTATTAAAATTAAGATTTTCTAATTAG